One stretch of Clupea harengus chromosome 2, Ch_v2.0.2, whole genome shotgun sequence DNA includes these proteins:
- the si:dkey-10c21.1 gene encoding uncharacterized protein si:dkey-10c21.1, which translates to MEFLQSNEGALCTLLSDHFEKVMEHVEDMITVKEHKTIGKQDGKERIKSLLAFIHQKGEDNCQKFVAILRKDFPEIQKLCSNKGPQVYADQGSTIVASETANTNMKSYKMEVNVDGCQGGKHGPSQVPPPAFPNSGSSMVATNNSHIFAPKLTNSNVNEDVSFCFNYTSGSSAKSSKPQLSGANAASAGKRRSCPTISDKRGFFKDNISALTQNVKNVQPILDELKQKSFHTEMASNVRAEKTPQEQMRKILESTTTKAAAEALFQALLIHEKDLMKELTESD; encoded by the exons ATGGAATTCCTGCAGTCAAATGAAGGAGCTTTATGCACACTGTTGTCAGATCACTTTGAGAAGGTGATGGAGCATGTCGAGGATATGATAACAGTTAAGGAACACAAGACTATAGGTAAACAAGATGGGAAAGAGCGGATTAAATCACTGCTGGCATTTATACACCAGAAAGGAGAAGACAATTGTCAAAAGTTTGTCGCAATCCTGAGGAAAGATTTCCCTGAAATACAGAAGTTATGCAGTAATAAAG GCCCTCAGGTTTATGCAGATCAAGGCAGCACTATTGTGGCATCAGAGACAGCCAACACCAACATGAAATCTTATAAAATGGAGGTCAATGTCGACGGGTGCCAAG GAGGCAAACATGGTCCTTCCCAAGTCCCACCACCAGCCTTTCCCAACAGTGGTTCATCTATGGTGGCAACAAATAACAGTCATATTTTTGCCCCAAAGTTAACAAACAGTAATGTGAATGAGGATGTCTCCTTCTGTTTCAACTATACCTCTGGGTCCAGTGCTAAATCTTCTAAGCCACAACTCTCAG GTGCAAATGCAGCAAGTGCAGGAAAAAGGAGGTCTTGCCCCACCATCTCAG ACAAGCGTGGCTTCTTTAAAGACAATATCAGTGCTTTGACACAGAACGTGAAAAATGTGCAACCAATTCTGGATGAACTGAAACAGAAGAGTTTCCATACAGAAATGGCTTCCAATGTGCGGGCAGAAAAAACACCCCAAGAGCAGATGAGGAAGATCTTGGAGAGCACAACCACtaaagcagcagcagaagcttTATTTCAAGCCTTACTGATTCATGAGAAAGATCTTATGAAGGAGCTGACTGAGTCTGACTGA